A part of Clostridium novyi genomic DNA contains:
- the hfq gene encoding RNA chaperone Hfq, with protein sequence MNKSTSNLQDLFLNSSRRNKIPVTIYLTNGFQLNGLVQGFDNFTIILDNDGKQMMIYKHAVSTIIPTTPILFTQKDNNLK encoded by the coding sequence GTGAATAAGTCAACTAGTAATTTACAAGATTTATTTTTAAACAGTTCCAGAAGAAATAAAATTCCTGTAACAATATATTTAACTAATGGGTTTCAACTTAATGGACTTGTGCAAGGATTTGATAATTTCACCATAATTCTTGATAATGACGGTAAACAAATGATGATCTATAAACATGCAGTTTCTACTATAATTCCCACAACACCAATATTATTTACACAAAAAGATAATAATTTAAAATAG
- the mutS gene encoding DNA mismatch repair protein MutS, which produces MALTPMMKQYLEVKEKNKDCILFFRLGDFYEMFFEDAETAARELELVLTGRDCGLEKRAPMCGVPYHAANTYIGRLITKGYKVAICEQLEDPSQTKGIVKRDVIKIYTPGTYSDSSFLEETKNNYLMSLYVEDNFVAMSFADVSTGDFQCTYSKYSISAILDEISKFTPKEIVIIDTIDEKIISSIKERFDVALTEKSKPFFIENACLNLSKQFSDFSAEDYEDIVIKGCNGLLNYIIETQKTTLIHINKIDYYHTIDYLSIDINSRRNLELTETLRDKAKKGSLLWVLDKTTTAMGGRLLRKWVEQPLIQKDIIEMRQNAVEEIINNVPLCDDIRENLRDVYDIERLAGKISSKNVNAKELLSLKNSIGNLPSIKSLLKNFNSNLLKNIYDNIDCLDDIYSLLDEAILASPSLSIKEGGIIKDGYNSTIDELRMAKSHGKQWIASLEEQERTLTGIKSLKVKYNKVFGYYIEITKSNLDQVPENRYIRKQTLANCERYITPELKEVEEKILGAQEKLMELEYNLFIEIRNLIEKEIYRIKGSAKLISEIDVLTSLAIVALENNYCKPEIKTTGELYIKEGRHPVVEKMIPRDSFVSNDTVLDNKDHQLLLITGPNMAGKSTYMRQVALINVLAQIGSFVPAKKASVVICDKIFTRIGASDDLAKGKSTFMVEMWEVANILNNATSKSLILLDEVGRGTSTYDGLSIAWSVIEYICKNNNLKSKTLFATHYHELTSLEGKIQGVKNYSIAVKKVDDDIIFLRKIIEGGADESYGIEVAKLAGIPKDVIDRAKEILLTLESGSISIEEASPKTVSNKLEEVNLKISQDECAIENNIFCETSEIAIEDSSNDIKQIGFVDIEKEALLKEISSIDILNMTAMEGFNKLYDIIKKAKSL; this is translated from the coding sequence ATGGCACTTACGCCAATGATGAAGCAATATCTTGAAGTAAAAGAAAAAAATAAGGATTGTATTTTGTTTTTTAGATTAGGCGATTTCTATGAAATGTTTTTTGAAGATGCAGAAACAGCTGCAAGAGAACTTGAGCTTGTATTAACAGGAAGAGATTGTGGTCTTGAAAAGAGAGCTCCTATGTGTGGGGTACCTTATCATGCTGCAAATACATATATAGGTAGATTAATAACAAAAGGATATAAAGTAGCTATATGTGAACAATTAGAAGATCCGTCACAAACTAAAGGAATAGTAAAAAGAGATGTTATTAAAATCTATACACCTGGTACATATTCCGATTCATCTTTCTTGGAAGAAACTAAAAATAACTACTTAATGAGTTTATATGTTGAAGATAATTTTGTAGCTATGTCCTTTGCAGATGTATCAACAGGAGATTTTCAATGTACTTATAGTAAGTATTCTATATCTGCTATATTAGATGAAATATCAAAATTCACACCAAAAGAAATAGTTATAATAGATACTATAGATGAAAAAATTATATCTTCAATAAAAGAACGATTTGATGTAGCTTTAACGGAAAAAAGTAAACCATTTTTTATAGAAAATGCTTGTTTAAATTTAAGCAAACAGTTTTCTGATTTTAGTGCTGAAGATTATGAAGATATAGTTATTAAAGGATGTAATGGACTTTTAAATTATATAATAGAAACTCAAAAAACTACACTAATTCATATAAATAAAATAGATTATTATCACACTATAGATTATTTAAGTATAGATATTAATTCAAGAAGAAATTTAGAGCTTACCGAAACATTAAGAGATAAAGCAAAAAAAGGATCACTTCTATGGGTACTTGATAAAACTACTACTGCAATGGGGGGAAGACTTCTAAGAAAGTGGGTAGAACAACCTCTAATTCAAAAAGATATAATCGAAATGAGACAAAATGCTGTAGAAGAAATAATTAATAATGTACCTCTTTGTGATGATATTAGAGAAAATTTAAGAGACGTTTACGATATAGAAAGACTTGCTGGAAAAATATCTTCTAAAAATGTTAATGCAAAAGAACTACTATCTCTTAAGAACTCAATAGGAAATTTACCTTCTATAAAAAGTCTATTAAAAAATTTCAATTCAAATCTTTTAAAGAATATTTATGATAATATTGATTGTTTAGATGATATATATTCTTTACTTGATGAGGCCATTTTAGCTTCTCCATCTCTTTCTATAAAAGAAGGTGGAATAATAAAAGATGGTTATAATAGTACAATAGATGAATTAAGAATGGCAAAGTCTCATGGTAAACAGTGGATAGCTTCCTTAGAGGAACAAGAAAGGACACTAACAGGAATAAAATCTTTAAAAGTTAAATATAATAAGGTTTTTGGATATTATATAGAAATTACAAAATCTAATTTAGATCAAGTTCCTGAAAATAGATATATAAGAAAGCAAACTCTTGCTAATTGTGAAAGATATATAACTCCAGAATTAAAAGAAGTAGAAGAGAAAATATTAGGTGCACAAGAAAAGCTTATGGAGCTTGAATATAACTTATTTATAGAAATAAGAAATCTTATAGAAAAAGAAATTTATAGAATAAAAGGTAGTGCTAAACTTATTTCTGAAATAGATGTATTAACTTCTCTTGCCATTGTTGCCCTTGAAAATAATTATTGCAAACCAGAGATTAAAACTACAGGTGAACTTTATATAAAAGAGGGTAGACATCCTGTAGTTGAAAAAATGATACCTAGAGATTCTTTTGTATCGAATGATACAGTTCTAGACAATAAAGATCATCAGCTTTTATTAATTACAGGACCTAATATGGCTGGTAAATCTACATATATGAGACAGGTAGCACTTATAAATGTGTTAGCTCAAATAGGTAGTTTTGTACCTGCAAAAAAAGCTTCGGTTGTTATATGTGATAAGATTTTTACAAGAATAGGAGCATCAGATGATTTAGCTAAAGGTAAAAGTACTTTCATGGTAGAAATGTGGGAAGTTGCAAATATACTTAATAATGCCACTAGTAAAAGCTTAATATTATTGGATGAAGTAGGACGTGGTACTAGTACCTATGATGGATTAAGTATTGCGTGGTCTGTAATAGAATATATATGTAAAAATAATAATCTTAAATCTAAGACTTTATTTGCAACACATTATCATGAACTTACTTCTCTTGAAGGAAAAATTCAAGGCGTTAAAAACTATTCAATAGCTGTTAAAAAAGTGGATGATGATATAATCTTTTTAAGAAAGATTATAGAAGGTGGTGCTGACGAATCTTATGGTATAGAGGTTGCTAAGCTTGCTGGTATACCAAAAGATGTTATAGATAGAGCTAAAGAAATTTTATTAACTCTTGAAAGTGGTTCTATATCAATAGAAGAAGCTTCTCCTAAAACAGTTTCTAATAAATTAGAAGAAGTTAATTTAAAAATATCACAAGATGAATGTGCAATTGAAAATAACATATTTTGTGAAACATCTGAAATTGCTATTGAAGATTCTAGCAATGACATTAAACAAATAGGATTTGTAGACATTGAAAAAGAAGCCTTATTAAAAGAAATATCATCTATAGATATATTAAATATGACGGCCATGGAAGGTTTTAATAAATTATATGATATAATAAAAAAAGCTAAATCATTGTAG
- a CDS encoding NupC/NupG family nucleoside CNT transporter codes for MNRFIGILGLIVFLGIAYLFSNNKKAINWKLVGFGLALQGIFAMLVLKVPIGQKFFALLGKVIDKLLSFTIQGSSLVFGKLLDTNSSMGFIFAFQVLPTIIFFSALMGILYYLGVMQFFISLIAKGLAKLLGTSGAETTSAVSNIFLSQNEAPLIIKPYLKEMTSSELFSVMVGGMATVAGSVMAGYVAMGVSATHLLAASVMAAPAGLVISKIIIPEMGTPVTKNMVKLEHEKNANNIIEATANAAIEGIQIAITVGGLLIAFVALIAFFNYTLSFIGGFFGADFLSLNWLFGKLFSPIAYLMGIPRGDISIAGNLLGQKIVLNEFVAYGNLAPLIAQKSLTPKTIMILTYALCGFANFSSIAIQIGSIGSLAPEKRGDVAKLGLKAVLAGSLSTFMTATIAGLLF; via the coding sequence ATGAACAGATTTATAGGAATTTTAGGTTTAATTGTATTTTTAGGAATAGCTTACTTATTTTCAAACAATAAAAAAGCTATTAATTGGAAGTTGGTAGGGTTTGGACTTGCTCTTCAAGGAATTTTCGCAATGTTGGTTTTAAAAGTACCAATTGGACAGAAATTTTTTGCTCTATTAGGTAAAGTTATAGATAAACTTCTTAGCTTTACTATACAAGGTTCATCTTTGGTATTTGGAAAGTTGTTAGATACTAATTCTTCTATGGGATTTATATTTGCTTTTCAAGTATTACCAACAATAATATTCTTTTCAGCACTTATGGGAATTTTATATTATTTAGGAGTTATGCAATTCTTTATTTCTTTAATAGCTAAAGGACTTGCAAAATTATTAGGTACTAGTGGGGCTGAAACAACTTCTGCAGTATCAAATATTTTCTTAAGTCAAAATGAAGCTCCACTTATAATAAAGCCATATTTAAAGGAAATGACTTCATCTGAACTATTTTCAGTTATGGTTGGAGGAATGGCTACTGTTGCAGGAAGTGTTATGGCTGGATATGTTGCTATGGGAGTTAGTGCAACCCATTTACTTGCTGCAAGTGTTATGGCTGCACCAGCTGGTCTTGTTATTTCAAAAATAATAATTCCGGAGATGGGAACTCCAGTGACTAAAAATATGGTTAAATTAGAACATGAAAAAAATGCAAATAATATAATTGAAGCAACAGCCAATGCTGCAATTGAAGGAATTCAAATAGCAATAACTGTTGGGGGATTGTTAATTGCCTTTGTAGCGTTAATTGCATTTTTTAATTATACTTTATCATTTATTGGTGGATTTTTTGGAGCTGACTTTTTAAGTCTTAATTGGTTATTTGGTAAACTATTTTCACCAATAGCTTATTTAATGGGTATACCTCGTGGGGATATTTCTATTGCAGGAAATCTTTTAGGTCAAAAGATTGTATTAAATGAATTTGTTGCTTATGGAAATCTTGCTCCATTAATAGCTCAAAAATCATTAACTCCTAAAACTATTATGATTCTTACTTATGCACTTTGTGGATTTGCTAATTTTAGTTCTATAGCCATTCAAATAGGATCTATAGGTAGTTTAGCACCTGAAAAACGTGGAGATGTTGCTAAGTTAGGATTAAAGGCAGTTTTAGCAGGCTCATTATCTACATTTATGACTGCTACAATAGCAGGATTATTATTTTAA
- the miaA gene encoding tRNA (adenosine(37)-N6)-dimethylallyltransferase MiaA produces the protein MKQDLFILAGPTAVGKTDISIKLAEKLNGEIISADSMQIYKHMDIGSAKITEEEKHGIKHYMIDFVDPLDEFSVAEFKEKSKNTIESIASKGKLPMIVGGTGFYIDSLIFNYDFANTYKDEEYREYLKNLADKKGKEYVHELLKDIDEESYKRLYPNDLKRVIRALEVFKLTNKTISEFNEEQDKFDIPYNVYYFVLNMDRSKLYERINKRVDIMIERGLVEEVKMLRSMGCTADMQSMKGIGYKEILYYLDGKMTLEDAIELIKKGSRNYAKRQLTWFRKDKRVIWIDKDQYENDSEICNAIIEKFNNLLAK, from the coding sequence ATGAAACAAGATTTGTTTATTTTAGCAGGACCTACTGCTGTGGGAAAAACCGATATATCTATAAAACTTGCTGAAAAATTAAATGGAGAAATTATTTCGGCGGATTCTATGCAAATATATAAACACATGGATATAGGTTCAGCTAAAATTACAGAAGAAGAAAAGCATGGAATTAAACATTATATGATAGATTTTGTAGATCCTTTAGATGAGTTTAGTGTAGCAGAATTTAAAGAAAAATCTAAAAACACAATAGAATCTATAGCATCTAAAGGAAAACTTCCTATGATAGTTGGCGGAACAGGTTTTTATATTGATTCATTAATATTTAACTATGATTTTGCTAACACATATAAAGATGAAGAGTACAGAGAATATTTAAAAAACTTAGCAGATAAAAAAGGTAAGGAATATGTACATGAATTATTAAAGGATATAGACGAGGAATCTTATAAAAGATTATATCCAAACGATCTTAAAAGAGTAATTAGAGCACTTGAAGTATTTAAGCTTACAAATAAAACAATTTCGGAGTTTAATGAAGAACAAGATAAGTTTGATATCCCTTATAATGTGTATTATTTTGTTTTAAATATGGATCGTTCAAAATTATATGAGAGAATAAACAAAAGAGTAGATATAATGATTGAAAGAGGACTTGTAGAAGAAGTTAAAATGTTACGTTCTATGGGGTGCACAGCTGACATGCAGTCAATGAAGGGTATAGGATATAAGGAAATTCTATATTATCTTGATGGAAAAATGACTTTAGAAGATGCTATAGAGCTTATAAAAAAAGGCAGTAGAAATTATGCTAAACGTCAGCTAACATGGTTTAGAAAAGATAAAAGGGTCATATGGATAGATAAAGATCAGTATGAAAATGATAGTGAGATATGTAATGCAATAATAGAAAAATTTAATAATCTACTTGCAAAATAA
- the mutL gene encoding DNA mismatch repair endonuclease MutL, with protein MKRINLLSEETSNKIAAGEVVERPASVVKELVENSIDANSQNITIEIKESGKEEIKITDDGIGIHPEDVEKAFMPHGTSKISFIEDLYSINTFGFRGEALPSIAAVSNVLLKTRTKDCDFGKEISVSGGKVKHLNDTGCNIGTVIEVKDLFFNVPAREKFLKSDKREAGLISNIINRLALANHNISFKYYNNDKRSLITFASEDVKDTIRAIYGKNIYENIVGFEKHSDIVSVYGYIGNSEISRGSRNNQSIFVNKRYIKSGIITAAVENAFKSFSTVNKFPFFVLFLDIYPEFLDVNVHPTKSEVKFQDERIIYKVVFDAVHSALSDSVRKSFSIEFEEEDPNPIPVQIPIDLKNKEIKPVINDLEHSKSNLNTIKLKNSLNNDSNNIVNKENYININEKEYNKYHKEDKILKEINNNISIDNTYKTTNNEKGKKQLDTLDKVDKFPELNIIGQFNKTYILAQTLDIFYMIDQHAAHEKILFEKFRNQIKNRDVISQILLTPVVIEMSAEDFAYYSENKNIFEESGFSLELFGDNTISIREAPMLLGKVSTKNFFLEILDNIKNMGKGNIEEVKHNMIASLACKAAIKANHTLSYDEMCSLVEELRYIEEPFNCPHGRPTIIRLPLKEIEKKFKRI; from the coding sequence TTGAAAAGAATTAATTTATTAAGTGAAGAAACTTCTAATAAGATAGCGGCAGGAGAAGTTGTTGAAAGACCTGCCTCTGTTGTTAAAGAGTTAGTAGAAAATAGTATAGATGCAAACTCACAAAATATAACTATAGAAATTAAAGAAAGTGGAAAAGAAGAAATTAAGATAACAGATGATGGTATAGGAATACATCCAGAAGATGTTGAAAAAGCTTTTATGCCACATGGTACTAGCAAAATTTCATTTATAGAAGATTTATATTCTATAAATACTTTTGGCTTTAGAGGAGAAGCACTTCCAAGTATTGCAGCTGTTTCTAATGTATTATTAAAAACTAGAACAAAAGATTGTGATTTTGGAAAAGAAATTTCTGTGTCTGGTGGAAAAGTAAAGCATTTAAATGACACTGGATGTAATATAGGTACAGTTATTGAAGTGAAAGATCTATTTTTTAATGTACCAGCTAGAGAAAAATTCTTAAAATCAGATAAACGAGAAGCAGGTTTAATTTCGAATATCATAAATAGATTAGCACTTGCTAATCATAATATATCCTTTAAATATTACAATAATGATAAAAGATCTCTTATAACTTTTGCATCAGAGGATGTCAAAGATACTATACGAGCTATATATGGTAAAAATATATATGAAAATATAGTAGGTTTTGAAAAACATTCAGATATAGTATCTGTTTATGGATATATAGGGAATTCAGAAATAAGCAGAGGAAGTCGAAATAACCAAAGTATTTTTGTAAATAAAAGATATATAAAAAGTGGTATTATTACAGCTGCAGTAGAAAATGCTTTTAAATCATTCTCTACAGTAAATAAGTTTCCTTTCTTTGTTTTATTTCTAGATATATATCCTGAATTTTTAGATGTTAATGTTCATCCTACTAAATCAGAAGTGAAATTTCAGGATGAACGAATAATATATAAAGTTGTTTTTGATGCTGTTCATTCTGCTTTATCTGATAGCGTTAGAAAATCCTTTAGCATAGAATTTGAAGAAGAAGATCCTAATCCAATACCTGTACAGATTCCAATAGATTTAAAAAATAAGGAAATAAAACCGGTAATAAACGATTTAGAACATTCTAAAAGTAATCTTAATACTATTAAACTAAAAAACAGTCTAAATAACGATTCTAATAATATAGTCAATAAAGAGAATTATATAAATATTAATGAAAAAGAGTATAATAAATATCATAAAGAAGATAAAATTTTAAAGGAAATTAATAATAATATATCTATAGATAATACTTATAAAACTACTAATAATGAAAAAGGTAAAAAACAATTAGATACACTAGATAAAGTAGATAAATTTCCAGAGCTTAATATAATAGGTCAATTTAATAAAACATATATACTTGCCCAAACATTAGACATCTTCTATATGATTGACCAACATGCAGCTCATGAAAAAATACTTTTCGAGAAATTTAGAAATCAAATAAAAAATAGAGATGTTATATCTCAAATTTTATTGACTCCTGTAGTTATTGAAATGAGTGCAGAGGATTTTGCTTATTACTCAGAAAATAAAAATATTTTTGAAGAAAGTGGATTTTCTTTGGAGCTTTTTGGTGACAATACTATAAGTATAAGAGAAGCACCAATGCTTCTTGGAAAAGTAAGTACAAAGAATTTCTTTTTAGAAATTTTAGATAATATCAAGAATATGGGTAAGGGTAATATAGAAGAGGTAAAACATAACATGATAGCTTCATTAGCATGTAAAGCAGCTATTAAAGCTAATCATACATTAAGTTATGATGAAATGTGTTCTTTAGTAGAAGAATTACGTTATATAGAAGAACCTTTTAATTGTCCACATGGTAGACCTACTATTATAAGATTACCACTAAAGGAAATTGAGAAAAAATTTAAAAGGATTTAA
- the miaB gene encoding tRNA (N6-isopentenyl adenosine(37)-C2)-methylthiotransferase MiaB, with the protein MNEEDSEKISGLLKGIGYTRTDIRDDADVVIFNTCCVRENAEQKVYGHLGELKALKRKNPDLILIVTGCMMQQKGMPEKVMEKFPHVDVIAGTYNSYKLPEYIERVKTEGKSIIEIWDKEKDIVEGLPVDRKSDIKAFVTIMYGCNNFCSYCIVPYVRGRERSRDPQNIVDEIKDLVSKGYKEITLLGQNVNSYGKGLIPEINFADLLRMVNKIEGLERIRFMTSHPKDVSDELIKAMAECEKVCEQGHFALQSGSTKILEKMNRKYTREDYLNLVKKLRVAMPNIGISTDIIVGYPGETEEDFEETLSIVKEIEFDSAFTFIYSKREGTPAAKHEDQVPDDVKHARFNRLVEAINEIMARKNKKFDGEVVEVLVEGPSKNDDTKLMGRTRTGKLVNFDGDINNVGKLVNIKITKANSFSLTGEII; encoded by the coding sequence ATGAATGAAGAAGATTCAGAAAAAATATCTGGTTTATTAAAAGGTATTGGATATACAAGAACTGATATAAGAGATGATGCTGATGTTGTAATTTTTAATACTTGTTGCGTTAGAGAAAATGCAGAACAAAAAGTATATGGTCATCTTGGGGAATTAAAAGCACTAAAGAGAAAAAATCCTGATCTTATATTAATTGTTACTGGATGTATGATGCAACAAAAAGGGATGCCTGAAAAGGTAATGGAAAAGTTCCCTCATGTAGATGTTATTGCAGGAACATATAATTCATACAAATTACCTGAGTATATAGAAAGAGTAAAAACAGAAGGAAAGTCTATAATAGAAATATGGGATAAAGAAAAGGATATAGTTGAAGGGTTACCTGTAGATAGAAAAAGTGATATTAAAGCATTTGTTACTATTATGTATGGTTGTAATAATTTCTGCTCATATTGTATAGTTCCTTATGTAAGAGGAAGAGAAAGAAGCCGTGATCCACAAAATATAGTAGATGAAATAAAAGACTTAGTGTCTAAAGGATATAAAGAAATAACTTTACTTGGTCAAAATGTTAATTCATATGGTAAGGGACTTATTCCTGAAATTAATTTTGCAGATTTATTAAGAATGGTTAATAAAATAGAAGGACTTGAGAGAATAAGATTTATGACATCACATCCTAAAGATGTATCTGATGAATTAATAAAAGCAATGGCTGAATGTGAAAAAGTATGTGAACAAGGTCATTTTGCTCTTCAATCTGGTTCTACTAAGATTTTAGAAAAAATGAATAGAAAATATACTAGAGAAGATTATTTAAATCTAGTTAAAAAATTAAGAGTCGCTATGCCGAATATAGGAATTAGTACAGATATAATAGTTGGATATCCTGGTGAAACTGAAGAAGATTTCGAAGAAACTTTAAGTATTGTTAAAGAAATTGAATTTGATTCAGCATTCACATTTATATATTCAAAAAGAGAAGGAACACCAGCAGCTAAGCATGAAGATCAAGTTCCTGATGATGTAAAGCATGCTCGTTTTAATAGATTAGTTGAAGCTATTAATGAAATTATGGCAAGAAAGAATAAAAAATTTGATGGAGAAGTTGTAGAAGTTTTAGTAGAAGGTCCTAGTAAAAATGATGATACTAAGCTTATGGGGAGAACTAGAACTGGTAAACTTGTTAACTTTGACGGAGACATAAATAATGTGGGGAAATTAGTTAACATTAAAATAACTAAAGCAAACTCTTTCTCATTAACTGGTGAAATAATATAA
- a CDS encoding aminotransferase class I/II-fold pyridoxal phosphate-dependent enzyme, translating into MIENTKEFLKKYNINESVLNLYETAMNDIQEQFKKLDDIREYNQLKVLHAFQEEHISESHFTNTTGYGYGDIGRDSLDKVYARIFNTESALVRPHFVNGTHALGSALFGNLRPGDTMLSVCGEPYDTLHDVIGIEKNENMGSLKEFGVNYKQIDLKEDGKPNLDEIKKVLLEDETIKLVHIQRSTGYGWRRALLIEDIKNIVDCVKGIRKSIICFVDNCYGEFIDIKEPTDIGADLVAGSLIKNIGGGIAPTGGYIAGTKECVEKTSYRLTVPGIGGECGSTFGVMRSMYQGLFLAPHISIEALKGAILCARIMELAGFEVLPKYDEKRSDIIQSIKFNDKDKLIEFCKGIQTGSPIDSFVSCEPWDMPGYTDQVIMAAGAFIQGSSIELSADAPIREPYIAYLQGGLTFDHAKIGILMALSRIIK; encoded by the coding sequence ATGATAGAAAATACAAAAGAATTTTTAAAAAAATACAACATAAATGAGTCAGTTTTAAATTTATATGAAACTGCAATGAATGATATACAAGAACAATTTAAAAAACTAGATGATATTAGAGAATATAATCAGCTTAAAGTGCTGCATGCTTTTCAAGAAGAACATATAAGTGAATCACATTTTACTAATACTACTGGTTATGGATATGGTGATATAGGAAGAGATTCATTAGATAAGGTGTATGCTAGAATTTTTAACACTGAAAGTGCTCTTGTAAGACCTCATTTTGTAAATGGAACTCATGCTCTTGGTTCAGCTTTATTTGGAAATTTAAGACCTGGAGATACTATGTTATCTGTTTGTGGAGAACCTTATGATACATTGCATGATGTAATAGGAATTGAAAAAAATGAAAATATGGGTTCTTTAAAAGAGTTTGGAGTAAATTATAAGCAAATAGATTTAAAAGAGGATGGGAAACCGAACTTAGATGAAATAAAAAAAGTCTTATTAGAAGACGAAACCATAAAATTAGTACATATACAAAGATCTACAGGTTATGGCTGGAGAAGAGCTTTATTAATAGAAGATATAAAAAACATAGTAGACTGCGTAAAAGGAATTAGAAAATCAATAATTTGTTTTGTTGATAACTGTTATGGTGAATTTATAGATATAAAAGAACCTACAGATATAGGAGCTGATCTTGTAGCAGGATCATTAATTAAAAACATAGGTGGTGGAATTGCTCCAACTGGTGGATATATTGCTGGAACTAAAGAATGTGTAGAAAAAACATCTTATAGATTAACTGTACCTGGAATAGGTGGAGAATGTGGTTCTACTTTTGGTGTTATGAGATCAATGTATCAAGGATTATTCTTAGCACCACATATATCTATAGAAGCTTTAAAAGGAGCTATTCTTTGTGCTAGAATTATGGAACTTGCAGGTTTTGAAGTGTTACCAAAATATGATGAAAAAAGAAGTGATATAATTCAATCTATTAAATTTAATGATAAAGATAAACTTATTGAATTTTGTAAGGGAATTCAAACTGGTTCACCAATAGATTCCTTTGTATCTTGTGAACCTTGGGATATGCCAGGTTATACTGATCAAGTTATAATGGCAGCAGGTGCATTTATACAAGGTTCCTCAATAGAATTATCAGCAGATGCACCAATTAGGGAACCATACATTGCTTATTTACAAGGTGGTTTAACCTTTGATCATGCTAAAATAGGTATTCTTATGGCTCTAAGTAGAATAATAAAATAA
- a CDS encoding (deoxy)nucleoside triphosphate pyrophosphohydrolase translates to MKKLIKVVGAIIENNNNEILCALRSPKMSIPNIWEFPGGKIEQGETLKEAIEREIKEELDCYVEFIEEFNNNIHEYDNFIVNLITVKCNLVKGTPTANEHSKLIWLNRENLSSLKWAPADIPAMEQLSVEKV, encoded by the coding sequence ATGAAAAAATTAATAAAAGTTGTTGGTGCTATTATTGAAAATAATAATAATGAAATTTTATGTGCTCTTCGTTCACCTAAAATGAGTATTCCAAATATCTGGGAATTTCCTGGCGGTAAAATAGAACAAGGGGAAACATTAAAAGAAGCCATTGAGAGAGAAATAAAAGAAGAATTAGATTGCTATGTGGAATTTATAGAAGAATTTAATAATAATATTCATGAATATGATAATTTTATAGTAAATTTGATTACAGTTAAATGTAATTTAGTAAAAGGGACTCCTACTGCTAATGAACATTCTAAATTAATATGGTTAAATAGAGAAAATTTATCTTCACTAAAATGGGCTCCAGCAGATATTCCTGCCATGGAACAATTAAGTGTAGAAAAAGTATAG